The following proteins are co-located in the Hemitrygon akajei chromosome 25, sHemAka1.3, whole genome shotgun sequence genome:
- the LOC140716392 gene encoding uncharacterized protein isoform X2: MSGWRISPDTPTDPKLSGSLKPRVVLQRLLTHRVSVMEDSLTGSSNQTTDHSLQESLGSEHPQTLYVEAESSTDSGEKWPTRSECEQDFSQASTLTRDQISHSGEKPWKCEDCGKRFICPSHLETHRRSHTGEKPFTCSVCGKGFTQSIHLKTHQRVHTGEKPFTCSECGKGFTHPASLWNHQRVHTGEKPFTCSECGKGFIRSGSLVIHQRVHTGEKPFTCLECGKCFTRSDKLMAHQRIHTGERPFTCSECGKGFSRSDSLVIHQRVHTGERPFTCSQCGKGFIQSSHLLIHWCNHTEERLFTCSRCGKGFSRSIGLQKHQRVHTGEKPFTCSVCGKGFTQSSNLKTHQRVHTGERPFTCSVCGKGFSRSDSLVIHQRVHTGEKPFTCAMCGKGFTESANLKAHQRVHTGEKPFTCSVCGKGFTQSVHLKTHQRVHTRERLFTCCECGKGFAHSHRLQIHQQIHTTE; the protein is encoded by the exons ATGAGCGGCTGGAGAATCTCACCGGACACGCCAACAGACCCAAAGTTATCTGGGTCGCTAAAGCCAAGAGTTGTCCTGCAAAGACTGCTGACCCACAG GGTGTCAGTAATGGAGGATTCACTGACAGGAAGCTCAAACCAAACAACGGATCACAGCCTGCAAGAGTCACTGGGTTCTGAACATCCGCAGACTTTGTACGTGGAAGCAGAAAGTTCCACTGACAGCGGAGAGAAATGGCCAACGCGTTCTGAGTGTGAGCAGGACTTCAGTCAAGCATCCACACTGACAAGAGACCAGATCAGTCACTCTGGGGAGAAACCGTGGAAGTGTgaggactgtgggaagagattcatttGTCCTTCCCACCTGGAGACTCACCGCCGAAGCCACACtggtgagaagccgttcacctgctctgtgtgtgggaaaggattcacacaGTCAATCCACCTAAaaacacaccagcgagttcacacaggggagaagccgttcacctgctcagagtgcgggaagggattcacccacCCTGCTAGTCTGtggaatcatcagcgagttcacacgggagagaagccgttcacctgctcggagtgtgggaaagggtttattcggtcgGGAAGCCTGGtgatacaccagcgagttcacactggagagaaaccATTTACCTGCCTTGAGTGCGGGAAGTGTTTCACACGGTCTGACAAATTGATGGcgcaccagcgaattcacactggggagagaccattcacctgctctgagtgtgggaagggattcagtcggtcagACAGCCTGGttatacaccagcgagttcacactggagagaggccgttcacctgctctcagtgtgggaagggattcattcagtcatctcaCCTGCTGATTCACTGGTGCAACCACACTGAGGAAAGATTGTTCACCTGTTCTaggtgtgggaaaggattcagccGATCAATTgggctgcagaaacaccagcgtgttcacaccggggagaagcctttcacctgctctgtgtgtgggaaaggattcacccagTCATCCAACCTAAAaactcaccaacgagttcacactggggagaggcccttCACGtgctctgtgtgtgggaaggggttcagtcggtcAGACAGCCTGGttatacaccagcgagttcacaccggggagaagccgttcacctgcgcTATGTGTGGGAAAGGTTTCACAGAGTCAGCCAACCTGAAAGCACACCAGCgcgttcacactggagagaagccattcacctgctctgtgtgtgggaaggggttcacccAGTCAGTCCACCTAAaaacacaccagcgagttcacactagggagaggctgttcacctgctgtgagtgtgggaagggatttgcccACTCACACAGACTGCAGATTCATCAGCAGATTCACACTACGGAATGA
- the LOC140716392 gene encoding uncharacterized protein isoform X3, with protein MEDSLTGSSNQTTDHSLQESLGSEHPQTLYVEAESSTDSGEKWPTRSECEQDFSQASTLTRDQISHSGEKPWKCEDCGKRFICPSHLETHRRSHTGEKPFTCSVCGKGFTQSIHLKTHQRVHTGEKPFTCSECGKGFTHPASLWNHQRVHTGEKPFTCSECGKGFIRSGSLVIHQRVHTGEKPFTCLECGKCFTRSDKLMAHQRIHTGERPFTCSECGKGFSRSDSLVIHQRVHTGERPFTCSQCGKGFIQSSHLLIHWCNHTEERLFTCSRCGKGFSRSIGLQKHQRVHTGEKPFTCSVCGKGFTQSSNLKTHQRVHTGERPFTCSVCGKGFSRSDSLVIHQRVHTGEKPFTCAMCGKGFTESANLKAHQRVHTGEKPFTCSVCGKGFTQSVHLKTHQRVHTRERLFTCCECGKGFAHSHRLQIHQQIHTTE; from the coding sequence ATGGAGGATTCACTGACAGGAAGCTCAAACCAAACAACGGATCACAGCCTGCAAGAGTCACTGGGTTCTGAACATCCGCAGACTTTGTACGTGGAAGCAGAAAGTTCCACTGACAGCGGAGAGAAATGGCCAACGCGTTCTGAGTGTGAGCAGGACTTCAGTCAAGCATCCACACTGACAAGAGACCAGATCAGTCACTCTGGGGAGAAACCGTGGAAGTGTgaggactgtgggaagagattcatttGTCCTTCCCACCTGGAGACTCACCGCCGAAGCCACACtggtgagaagccgttcacctgctctgtgtgtgggaaaggattcacacaGTCAATCCACCTAAaaacacaccagcgagttcacacaggggagaagccgttcacctgctcagagtgcgggaagggattcacccacCCTGCTAGTCTGtggaatcatcagcgagttcacacgggagagaagccgttcacctgctcggagtgtgggaaagggtttattcggtcgGGAAGCCTGGtgatacaccagcgagttcacactggagagaaaccATTTACCTGCCTTGAGTGCGGGAAGTGTTTCACACGGTCTGACAAATTGATGGcgcaccagcgaattcacactggggagagaccattcacctgctctgagtgtgggaagggattcagtcggtcagACAGCCTGGttatacaccagcgagttcacactggagagaggccgttcacctgctctcagtgtgggaagggattcattcagtcatctcaCCTGCTGATTCACTGGTGCAACCACACTGAGGAAAGATTGTTCACCTGTTCTaggtgtgggaaaggattcagccGATCAATTgggctgcagaaacaccagcgtgttcacaccggggagaagcctttcacctgctctgtgtgtgggaaaggattcacccagTCATCCAACCTAAAaactcaccaacgagttcacactggggagaggcccttCACGtgctctgtgtgtgggaaggggttcagtcggtcAGACAGCCTGGttatacaccagcgagttcacaccggggagaagccgttcacctgcgcTATGTGTGGGAAAGGTTTCACAGAGTCAGCCAACCTGAAAGCACACCAGCgcgttcacactggagagaagccattcacctgctctgtgtgtgggaaggggttcacccAGTCAGTCCACCTAAaaacacaccagcgagttcacactagggagaggctgttcacctgctgtgagtgtgggaagggatttgcccACTCACACAGACTGCAGATTCATCAGCAGATTCACACTACGGAATGA